CAGCAAGGGCCAGTTCCGCTGTGGGCAAGTCCCAGGGCCCCAGGGTACCTGCTGGGACCTGCTGTGGAGGCTGGAGAACAGCAGGCTCCCAGCCCAGCATGCACAGCGCTGCTGCTTGCTTGGTGGACGTGGTGCCAGGTGCTGCGAGCCAGACCCTGGACTACCTGCACGCATCCATCTCTGTCTAGACATCTCCATCTCACAATTAAACTGCAAATGGTGCCACTTTTGGCCCCCTAGGACAGGCATGCCTAGGACACTGTCTGGTATCACCACACAGCCCTGCTTTGTTCTCCCCAGAAGCCCCGTGCTACTGCAGGAGCAGGATCTGCTCCTGCATCCCCCTAAACCTGCCCGATTCCACCTTTGACTGTCAACAATCCCCATAGTCCTTCTATGCAGACAGCACTATTTTTGGTTATACCCAACACGAGCCCCCCCCTCGCCCCTGTGGAAACCAACCAGGACGACCATCAGGGAAACAGCGATGGGTGCTGGGAACCCTGGGGCAAGgcgtgctgcagcagcagagagcccTGGGGTCTTGCAGCAATGTCTTGCAGCCCATGGGGGTCAGTGGCCACGATGAGGGGGAGCCGCGCACGGAAACACACTTACACTGTGGAGCTCTTGTCCTGCGATGAAAAACCCTACAAAGGGTGGCCGATGTTGGGGCCCCGTTGGCCAGAGAGCCCCCCAGCCCTCTGTGCTGGGTGCACAGGGAGGGGGGCAGCTGCCCCAGTCCTGTGGAGAGTAGGAGTGACAGGACAGAGGGGAACCGACAGCTGAGCGCTGGCGGAGGCTGACGCTGAGAAATTGGAGCCCATGCATGAGCCAGGAGGGGAGCGGGGTGGAGAGGAGCCACTGGCTATTTGCGTTAGTGGGTTGCTGGGCGTCACAGAGGCCCACCCACCCCCTGGCatggggcagcagcagagccggGGCACACCAAGTGCTCCAGCCTTGACGTCTCATTTGCTCTCAAAATTGAACTCTCATGGCTGCCCCATCCTCTGTAGCAGCAGATCCTGCTGATCTGCTCTCTGCTAAGAGAGCTGGCCACGGAGGAGAGAGCTGGGGACCCCACTGCTATCATGCTGCCCTGCAGTGGGTGTCAGGTCCCTGGAGTTGGACAGGCACCCCAGTGTCAGAGTCTCTGGAGCTGTGTACctgccaggctgcaggtggCAGTAGGGCAGGACTTTGCACCAAGGCTGGGGTTGGAGCCCATCCCTTCCTGGCAGCTCTTATCTCTCCACTTGCGCCTGCTTCTTGAAGATGCTGCAAGAGGCTCCAGCTGCTGTGTGCAATGCCATGCTGAAGGGGGTGCCAGCCTGAGTCCTGTACCCACAGGACAGGAGGACACAGTGATACCTGTACCTATCAGCTTGAGGGCTGCTCCCATCATCGGGAGAAATATGTTGCTTCCTGGCAGGGGATACAGCTGGGGACGCCCCACACCCCCATTCTTGCCATTGCACAGCTGCATGGAGCCAGCAGATGGGAAAAGAGGCTATGAATATCTGACAGCAGGACCAGCCCCAGGTCAAGGTGCCAGCACTCCTCTACCAGTCTCGGCTCCCAGCCCTGGCAAGCCATGAGCTCACAGCGTCTGTACATGCCAAGCATGGGGCCAGGATCCGGGCAGGAACACATCTTCCTGGTGATGCCCCTTCTGCTTCCTGTCATTGCACCCCCAAGAGGCAGCACAGATAGCCCCTAGCACTGGTACTGGCAGAGAATGGGAAAGCAGCATTAGTGATggacaagttttctttttatatttaaaaacaaccccccaaataaaataaaaccaaaaataccccCCAAATAATaatcagattaaataaaatgtgcagTGAACATACCAATCAACACCTGTATGTGCGGTTCAACACAGTGCTTAACAAAACAATATACACAGGGTAAGGTAGGCGGGCATGGGcatcactcaaaaaaaaaaaaatcaatttcttgtCTCTTAATTATGTCCATATAAATATATCCAGGAAGGAGGGCAAGATGAAGGgagggcagaaaggaaaagagaaggcagagggaagTGCCCGCAGTCCAGTGTGCTCTGTGCCCATGTGTGAGCCCTACTGTGAGCTGGCACGCTCCAGCACCCGCAAGTCATAGTTCTTTTTGGCCACACGCAGCTTGAAGCGGCTGAGGGAGTTGTTGAGGCGGAGGGAGGCATTCTGGGCAGCCAGCGGGCTGGGGAACACGGCCACGATGGTGTATAAGGCAGCAAGGTCACTGTGCCTGCCGTTCTCTGGAGTCCCGTTGTTGTCCCCGCCACTCCCATCTCCGTGGCGCCCCTGAGTCTCTTTGAGCCACTGGATTTTGGCACCAGCCATGGCAAGCTGGGTGAAGAGCTTGTCAGCCTCTGTCCGTGTGATGCCCTCGGGCAGGTCTGTCACCTCCAGCACTCGGCCCAGCACTGCAGTGGAAAGACAGTATGTGTGAGTGGCAGCAGGTTCTTGGGTGGCAACAGCACAGTGAGAGCTGATGCGTGGGCTCCCCACCAGcgctggggctggagcagtCACCTCTGCTTTGCCTGTGAAAGCAGCACTTTGCTAAGCTGCTCCACACGttaggaatgtatttttttaagtcagtcaCTTCTTCCCCCTCAAACTGCCCATATAATTCTGCTCCATCCTGACTGTGCCCCATCCTGATCCTTTCTGCCCACACCCTGGTCCCCTCATGGCCTGCTTCAAGAGGAGACTATTTCCCATTTTCCCAGGGCTCCAGCAACACCAAGTCCTTCTTGCTTCTTTTGGCTGGGCTGGGCTTTTCAGTTAGGGCTTTCCCAGGAGCTCTGCCATCTTCCTACCCTGATCTTTGGGTACCAGGACTGGGAGCTAacccagctctcctgccctcTGTCCCTGGAAGGGAGAAAGGCTGCACCCACAGAGGACATCGACATGAGTGGATCCCGAACGTGACGCTACCCTGCGTGCTTCACTCTCGTGTGCCCAAGCCAGTGTCACGCCAACCTCTTTGCCTCTGCTCTGTGATACCCAAACACGtctgctgcctcctggctccagccctggctTTTGGGCTTagcagagagctggctgaatgGATTCTTTGCTAATATTAACACAGCATGTAATGAACATACCAGCCgcagggaggggggcagctCTCCGGCAAGCAGCTCTTAAAGAGCCCCCTGCCACCAGCTGCTGGTGGTGATGGTGACACGGGGGACAAATCTGAAGCCTCTCAAGAGCCAGTGAAGGCTGCCTCCTGTCCAGGCTGTCTAGCTCAGGCCCACTTAGCAAGTGGAGACCCCCCCCAGGGCGAGGAACAGGGATTCCCTTCCCCTTTGGAGAGAAACAATCCACTGGGGATTTCAGCCCTCGCAGCCACCCCTGGAAGATCCCAAAGCCCTTCACAAAGACTCTGGGACTCAggagctctgcagctcctggccccACTGGGAAATGGAAACATGAGAGGGGAGGGTCACTTGGGAAGGCAATGGTGGGAACAAGATCTCAGGGGTCTGGACACTCACTTTCTCCTGATAGAGAGGAATAAAATCCCAGGAGTTCTGCCAGCTCTACCTGCTCCATCATTTCCACCCTCACAGAGGCAGGAATAGGGCCCAGGTGTCCTGGTGCTCATCGCTGACTTTCCAACCATTTCTCCCCACTCTTTCTCAAAAGCTTTGCTCAGTGCAGGCAGTGTTTACTGGGTTCCTGAGGAACCCCTGTCCTCCCACCTCCCGATGGGCACAGCTGACTGGGACCGGCTCTGCTGCACCCCCCCCAAGCCAGGCCTGATGCGCGTTGGGGGGGGCAGTGGCAGGCAGGAACTGCTCTCCACAACCACCCCCAGCAACAGGTTCTGTGGGAAGCTGGTGTGGGCAGCAGCGGCATCTGGAGTCTCTGCCAATGCCAGCTACACCCATGCAGTGGGGACTAGTTCGAGGGCAAAGAGGGAACTGCTTGAGGAGTATCACTTGCCTACATCACTCGTCCCAAGGTCAGTGGATGCTGACTTGAGGGCCTGTCTCTTGCTCCGGTTTCCATGTTTCATTCCAGTCTGCCccttaaataaaaatggtagTGTGTTACGTGAGGAGACACTGTGGCCTCACAGCACAGCTCCTCACACAGGAGCatcctttgtgtgtgtgtgtggggaacATGACACGGGACACGCACACGGATGGACCAAACTTGACCAGGCCATGGCCGTGAAGGGGAACGAGGACACCTGGATAAACCTTGCACCCCTGGCACTGTTAACACCACACTTGTGTAAGTCAGAGGACATCAACACACAGCCATGGTTCCAGGACACTAAAGGACTTGGGGCTGACGTGGCTTCTGGGcaaagctgggagaaggatgAAATTTTAGCCCAGTGCCAGGCTCTAGGGAAATCCATTTGCAATGGCAGCTCTGCTGGATGGACGGTAAGACCGTGGGGTAGGTAGCCTGCTATCTAATCGAGGGGTGTACAAGCACAAGGCAGGGTGTGAGACTCGCTGCTTAACTACTCCCAGGACAGCGAAAGGGTGGGTGGAGGTTTGGCCCAATTTTACCTGGTGTGTGTTGTAGTTGGGCTGGTTGTGGAGCAGTGGTGGGGGACAGATAGACAGGTTATACTGCAGCGGCTGGCCCAGCAATGAATAGCGCCCATCACCTgccaaaaagaagcaaatgtttGGGGGGGCTGAAGAAATCACAGGAAAGACCCAGCCCTGTGCTGTCCCCACTCCTCTGCCTTACCTTGTGCTGGGCCCATGGGCCGGGGGAACTGTGCAAGGACAGGAAGGGGGCTCAGCCCCGTGCAGACGCTGTTGAGGTTGGTGACAGGAGACGGTGTTGGGGATTGGGTGGGGGATGTGATGGGGCTGTTCAGCTGGGTGCTGGCCTGGGGGAGGGAGAGCGTTAGACAGCCCCAATGCTTGTGACCGGTCCCACAcctgcctcaccacccccatctcccagcccatccagaCAGCACGGATGCTGGGGTCCTCTCTCTCCCACCAGGCTGCTTCCAAAAGATGAGCTGCCTTCTTCCCAGTCCTCTCAATACCTGAGCACTGGTGTCTGGGTTGTACAGGTCTCCTGGCTTCTGCCCCCGCTGGTCCAGGCTGTAGTACTTACAGTGGCTCCACTGCACCACAGGGGGATTCTGGGGGGCCTGGGGGCCATTGGGTACATTCAGCTGCATCACAACCACGCCAGGGCCCGACGGAGACACCCCTGGGGAGAGACGACAGCAGCAGTATTGCCCAGGCTctgcacactgctgctgctgcttgctgtgggACAAGAGGCAGCCTGCCTGTCTGTGCAACTTTGCACTCTTCCCTACAACACCCCTTCCCCACTCTTTCCTCTGCtactcctgcctgcccaggtGGACTGAAAAAAAGGCACTACCAAGACCCGGTCGGGATCCCTCTCTGATATCACAGGTTGCTTTTAATTCAGGATAAATGTGAGCAAAGGGGACAAGTTGAAGGCAACTCGGGTGACCTCTCTGAGCATCACAGCAAAACTTCAGGCAAAGGATCTAATCCCCGAGCTGGGCGCAGAGCCCAAGTGTCCTGGTTCCAGCTCTTGCACCAATTCATCAGGCCCCAGCCCATGTCCCTGCAGCTAGGACAGGATACAGCAATCCTGATGCTCCCCTCATCCAGTGTGTTCCCTAGTCCCATGAGCTGCCCTGGTGACACTCAGCCACGTTGCCAGCAGAGGGAGTCCGCATCCCGCAGCAgctccctccacctgctcctACCCTGCCTGCCCACCATGGCAAGGAGATGCCAGGCACAGGCCAGCATCAGCCTGGAGCAAAGTTGCTGTGCCACGACCTGGTAATTCCCAATCGGCCGCGGGATGGGTAAGACTAAGGAAACCCATTCCACAGAAGCTGCTAGACTTGGCTGTGAATTGGCAGCTCTGTTCACTGCAGCCCCTACAAAACCTGATCCAATCTGTGCAGGATCAGTGCCAACCCTGACCAGTGGCCCCTCTTACCTGAATACTGCTGCTGCATCTGTGGTGGGCTGCAGGGTGACGGGGACTGTGGCATCTGATACTGCTCAGAGCCAGGTGGCTGAAGGAACCCCACCGAAGGGCTGTGAAGCAGAGAGTGCTCTGGTgaggtgctggggatggggagaaacAGCCTGCCCATCTGTGCAGGCAAccaccagctctctcagctgcCTCTGGAGGAGCACAGAAGCACCACATGCTGTAGGACAGCTATGTCCAGGAAACACTGACTATGGGAGCTAGGACTGGGCAAGCTCAAGAGTTGCCCAGAATCTATGGTGCCAAGCCACCTCCCCTAGCTGCAGGAGTAGGATGCTATGTCCGTTCAGTGGGCAGCAGGACCCCTTGCTTCCCAAAGCAGGCCCGAGGTACAGAAGCTTTACCTGGTGCCATTCTGCTGGGCAGTTGGGATGACGCTGTAATAGATGGGTACCCCTCCAGCCTGAAGCCCCCCTTGAACAGACTGGCTGGCTGGCACAAGCACTGGCTGCTGGAAGGGCTGCTGGACCACACTCTGGGAGTCATTGGCCACGGGAACCTGcgcaggaaggaaagaagcagccCTGTGGAATGACAGGTaacagagcaggagcagggagaacTGGCCCCAAAGCAACACCAGTGAGATCCACGCAAGGGAGAAAAGATTCCAGATGGTTGTCTACTGCAGCCCAGAGCAATCTTGCCCAGGCAAAGACAGCCCAATCCAGCTCTTCTGTGAACATAATGATGAAGAGACCAGCCGCACTcagtcctcctcctcacagctgaggccccctccccagcagccccttATGGGAGAACAACTGGTGCCTACCTGGTACGAAGGCAGTGGAGTGTACTGGACCACCAGGCCTTGCATCTGGCTCCCCATACCACTCCTCTGGCTGCTGAGAAGGCCAgggggctgtgcctgctgcacTCCCATCATACTCTGCATCTGGCCTCCCATGCTGTTCCTCTGGCTGTTGAGGAGCCCGgggggctgtgcctgctgcacTCCCATTACACCTTGGTATGTTTGCTGCTGGTTGGACATCATTGGCTGTAAACCTGTCAGAACAGGCTTTAAATGGAGCGGCTTCCCAGCTGGCCACAGAAGACAGCCTGAGCCTTGGCATATGAGGGCTCAAATCCTGCTTTGCCCCCATCTCTTGctaaagagcaggaaaagggtTTCCCTTACAGCAGATGTAAAAAGACCTGAAGGAAGCTCCTGGCTTTAAATCCACCTTACAGCACCTCAGCGCATGCTACATGttgagaaggagggaaaagactAAAACAGCCTTTGCAGCCAGGTCAAGTTTCAACTTTCCTTTGCACAGTCAAGAGGCACTTTACAGTCAGCAAGTCCAGCAGAGAGTGGGAGACAGGGAAGAGCAGCCTGGCCCCAGACAGTGCATGAGAGATCCTTAAGAGCCAACAAGAGTGGCAGGAAAGGGAAGcatgccccctccctccccccttctACGCCTCCTTACCAGGCTGCTGGGActgctgggagagctgctgagTGCGCTGGGAGCTGTAGGCCACTGGGTGACTGAGAGATCGGTATTGCTGGCTGGAGTTCGGGTACTGCCCAGGAGGGTAGTAAGAAACCTGAATCTATCAGAATCAAGAAAACATGATAATGAGAACACAAGAGGGAGTGGGACCAAGAAAGCTGGTCCCCCGGGACCAGTTTTCTCTCTCACCTGGCCTGGCTTCTGCCGAAGGAAACCAACCAGGGCTTTGGCTCTGGCCAGATGATAGCTCCTCAGGGACTGCAGCCCCTTCCCGCTCCTCCCAGCCTCCACATCCAAGCCTTTCCCAGCACAGTAGTGCAAGAGCACAGTAGGCAAAATTCTCATCACAGCTCAGGGGAACAATCCTAGAGGTCATAATGCCCTGCAGGACCCCAGAGAGAGCTTAGAGGTGTCAGCCCTGAATCTGGTCACTGTCCCTCCCCCAACACTATGAGCCAGGAACGGTCAGAAGGGTCCCCAGATAAGTGTCCTGTGAGCTCAGAGGGACATGGGACAGAGATCACCCTGTGCCCAGCAAGGCTGTGTGCCAACCCAGAGCCTGGACCCCTGCGTGTTGATCCCTTACGAGAgggcagcagaaaacagaaagcagcaaagttCCCACTCTCAAGGAACTGTTCTCTGGACTGCTCCCCAGCAACCCCTTGCCTGACAGCTTTGGGCTGGTGCACATCCCCTCCAGGCTTGCACATGTCCTTACTTGCTGGGGAGGTTGAATGtagccctggggctgcagcacctgcTGTGTGGGGGCCGTGTGCCCTGAGGCAGAGTAGTTGGAGGTGGGAATGGGCTGCCCAGGGGTTGCCATGATGAATCCCGTCTGCTGAGGATGCTGGGAGATGAGGGATGACTGGAACATAGCTGAGGAAGGATCCGGTGCTTCTGTAGAGCCCTGTCGGCTGAGGCTGATCTGCCCAAAGGGGTTGCTGAGTTCGTCAGCCTGCATTGGGGATAAGCGGGAAGGATGGAGAAGGACAACATGTAGGACAACAGCATGTAGGACGTAGCTCTGCTGAGTAGATTGCAGACCCCTTCTCCCTATTCTGTGTGGAGGAGCTCACCCAAGACAGGTCGCCAGAAAGGAGCCACAGATCAAGAGCATTCTGCAGGACAAGGCATAGGGACATGcgagctgctggggggggcccGAATGCTCAGCAAACACTGGTGACATGAGGGGCCCCACACAGGCAGGTGGGGCCCCAGGCCAGAGGCCATGTCCCATGGGGTGCACTGTTCCCAAAAGACCCAGCAGAGACAACCCAGTGGCTGACTGAGACCACAGGGCAGCCATAGCCCCTGGACCCCTGTGCTGGGCACAAGTGTCACTTCCTGGTGGAGGTCTGGGCTTGGCACTTGCTCTTCCCCAGGCTCTTTCCACTCCAGTGGTGCCTGGCCCTGGTGGGTCCCATGGCCTCAGGCATCCCACTGCCTTGACCCCACTACAGCAGAGCCTTACATGGATCCCAAACCCACTGGATGCAGCGTCCGTGACATACCTGATTAGCAAAAGCTCATACAACACAAACACAGCGCATGAGTACAACAGAGAcagtgcagaagagaaaatgggGTTTATACCAAGTTGTACTGCTGGGGTGGAGAGACTGGCAAGAGGACTTGGGGGCAGGAGCTTGGAGAATACTGAACAGGCTGCAGCGCTGGGACCGGCTAAGACCAGCAGagaacagagcagaggagagagatttGGGTAGGAAAAGggcagtggggagggaaggaaggataggaggaaggagagaaagaaggaacaaTAAGGTTAGTCAACTGAGCCAATTGCAAACACACAGAGGGGGCATTGCAGAGGGTTGGAAAGCACAGAGACCAGAACGGGGGAGCATTCATCTCTCTATGAAGACACACAGCCCGGTCAGTTGCTTTGTGGAAGCTGGGAAGGCTGACCATGTCCGCAAAGCAGCTCTTGGCTGGCATGAGCAGTGACAGAAGTTCACAAAGGCCAGCTACggctaacagcagcagcagagccactTCCCTCCCGCACAACATTTGTGTGTCTCCCACTTCACTGCCCACTCGTGTGTGGCACTGACTCCCAGCTCTCTCTGCAGTGCTTTTTGGCATTTCCTGCTGTAAAAGTCTTTTCTTTACTCTGGCTTTCTGTAGGGGCCCCTCTCACTTTCGCATTGGGAGGACCTGCTGATGCCTGTTTACGACAACATCTAACTCAAGCACCATATACTGTGCTTTGGGCACCAAACCTGTAACAGTCAGTACTGGATTGTTTTTTTGATCATATGATTTGAACTTTAGTGAAATAGAAGGTGTGTGCGCATGGGGGACAATGCATTTTCAGACCTTTCACTACTAATCAAACACATGAAAAAGCGTTTTTCCAGGACCTAAACAATTAGAACAGCCAAACAGTAgaagatagaaaataaaactccagCAAGACACAGTGATCCTGCACAAGCTCCGGAAGCCTGCTGTCTGTTCAAACCTCCCACCCAGGGCACTGTGCTCTGTCCCATGCCATGCTACAGCTCCAGACACTCCAGTTCGCTTTAGCACTGGACCCTGGCTACCTCAGGGACACACCTCATCTGTAGAAGTGAGATGTTTCCCTTGAGTGTCAGTATCCTCTGTGAACAGATCCACAACCCTGGAGCCAATCCAGGGCCCAAGAACTACAAGCTTCCCTCATCCTCATACAAACAGCAACATACAGCATGTCTGTTCATGTTATCTGCAGTAAAAGCTGTTTGAGGAGGCTTGTTTCCTCCTCCCATCCCAGCCCATTGAAAACACTTAGAATCATACAACAGCCCAGGCTGCAAGGGACCTCGGaagatcatctggttcaacCTTTAACGGGAAAGGGAGCCTAGGCAACATTATCTAGCACCCTCCCTGTCCAgttgcatcttgaaaacctccagtgtaACTTGCAGTTCTTTGCTGTAGGAGACATTGTAAGTATGAGACGATGCACCGGAACGGATCCCTATAAAACTCACAGGCAGGCTGAGGTCCAGCACTGACACACTGCTCTGAATCAGGCAGGATAGGAAGGTATTGAGGATACTTCCCCCCCGCCactgcccagctctgcacccGCTGAACACGAGGCAGCTTTGGTCTCCAAATGTGCCCACCAGGGTTGTCTCCCActccttccccatcctgcaGTGACACAGGGGCAGATACTGTGCTGTGGTTTCTTACAACCTCAGGAGCAGAAAAAGTATGTAGGAATGACAGCCATGAGGGCTTTCCAGAGGGCTCCATCCTCAGAAATAGCCCTACAGGCTGTGGAACACCGTTTGGGTTTAACTCGGGGAGGGTCTGGAGAATATACCCAGGCACAGTTCCAGGTCTACCTCTCCCCAGGACATCAGATGACCAGCCATGAGATTTCAGCATTGGGGAGCTGAAACCCAACTACCGTTTGTGacagtccctcaccagcagGGCAACTGGTTCCAGAACACAAGTCTACCACTCAGCAAAGGGCTATAGATCCCTTGCCAGAAGGGCTGCTGGCCTGAGCATACACAGAAGTGGCCGGCAAGTTGAGATGTCGCACAACATCATATTCAGGCACACCAAGGCCCCCAACCTTATCCTGCTCTCTGCTGACAGCACAGAGAGACTGTCGCTCCCCAACAGGTAGCAAGTGTGCGGACACCCAAAACCCACTGGGCACCTGTGAGTCCAGAGCAGCCTGGGTGTATGCCAGCTCTGCTTCCACCTCCCTCCTGGGTGCCCAAGGAGCTTACTAAGCCCTAGATAGTGCACAGGAACTCACCTGGGACATCATGTGGTTACTCatggctggctgctgctgggctgcagctggaagTCCTTGGGGCTGTGGTGGTGGCTGTTGGGGTGGCTGCGGCTGAGGCTGCTGGGCTGTGCAGGGTAGGAGGCCACGGCTGGGCTGTGAAGAAGGGGATTGGCTGCATGCTTCAGGGGCACCTAGTACCAAACCTTGAACAGAGAAAGGCATGGCAGGGTTGGTACctgggagagaaaaacattGATTCCTTGATGGGGAGGGTGGTGGGTAGATTCTGTCATTACCAGATCACATTCTCTGCTGTCCACATGGGAGCGTCCACGGGGGACAAGGTGAGGAGGCTGCAGGCTAAGTCACTAGTTTGCCTCTGCTTCACAGCAAACCAAGGTGCTGACACCCTCAGGACTCCAAGTGATTGtacctctctcctctcctctgtccaCACACTGACCCTCCAACAGCTGGTCACAGCATCTTCTCCTCCCCCTGACCCATACATGCCCTGCCCCACACAGGGAAGACCAGGATGCAATTCTTGTTCCAGACTATGGCCATGAGTTGTACAGCTGTTACTCCCAAGAGCATGCTCTCTTCCCTGACCCCAACCTAGCACCCTCACTCCAAGTGACAGCCTACACACCGGTCCCCACCCACAGCTCTCAGGTAGTTGCTGTTTGTGTAAACCTTCAACACTATTCAGAACTGCAGGAAATTAAAAGGCCAATGCCAGGCTCAGATGATGAATCTAGCTGGCCTCTGCCCACAGGGCAGCACGTGCTTGGTGCAGGTGCTGGCAGGATTGGCACAGCGTAGTAAAAACATGTCCGTGTTGCAAATATTCTTTGGAGGGATGTGCCCTCTGTCTTGTCTGGAAATCACCATTCTATAAATGCCATGGGTGTTCTGCTGGGAAGACAAATCTGTCTGTTAACAGCAGAACCTTCCCGGTGGAGGCCTCTCCACCCCAGCATGAGGCAGAGATTACAAAAAGAAGGAGCTGCCAGACACACTCCTGTCAGCTCAGTATCATAAACCAGCCTGTGGAAAGAAGCTGGAGACCTGTTCCCAGTCACAGCTCAGTTCTGCAGCTACAGCCCCTGCTCGGACACTAATACGTCATCGTGATCTGTTTGAGTGCTTGCCCAGAGGGGAGTGAGGGAATCCTATTTCATGGCCACATAGACCTAGCACACACACATCTTTTGAGTAAAAGGCTAGGGGGTGGCAGGCTGAAAGCAAATCCTTCCCATGGTAGGAAAAATCGTTAGGAAGCAGTGCAATACGTGCTGCAGGGCACCCAGCTGGGAAGTACTCTCCTCAGTATTTCAGCCCTACTTCCAGAAATAAAAGGGCTGTGAAACTATTGCTTGATGCCCAGTAGCTGCTATTTAACTAATTCTGCCTCTGTTCTACCGCATTTCAACAGCTAATCTTTAGGCATTCTGCTAAGGAACCACATGGTGCAAAGAAGGAAATACTTTGCTGACAGTTGCCCAGGGCCTGAATACTGAGATGGGAGAAGAGCCGCAGAGTCCTAAGCGCTTCTTCCCCCACATAATAAACAAGAGGATATGGAGGGTGGTAGTTCCCCCCAGCCAAGTGAaaattcctttgcttttttaattccccccctccccaagacATTTCTAATCACTTGCCATTATATCAAGCTGGAGAGCAATTGGCTTCTGCTCCCAGGGGAGACCTGGAGGGAAAgtacagaaagagcaaaaaagcagATCCTctcttgctctgcttttgcaCACAGCTGGGACAGATCTTCAAATAACTGCTCCCATCAGCTGATGAATCAGTCCTGGAGGTGGTTGCAATAATCAGAATAAGCGCAGCCCTGAGCACAATGGAAACGGGGTCCCAAGAGATGAGGTA
Above is a window of Balearica regulorum gibbericeps isolate bBalReg1 chromosome 29, bBalReg1.pri, whole genome shotgun sequence DNA encoding:
- the R3HDM2 gene encoding R3H domain-containing protein 2 isoform X2; its protein translation is MLFVLMDFMDGCNISAPAAGGGGMVSSLLLENIALGRRHGGGNKFKANIICGVPYSVQWNTKRELMTRCPLLRCRALKMSNSNTTQESLEIMKESEKKVVEESVNKTKYVSRSPSKEEVEKDAGEEVSVRQEAQRRTSSHGHARKRAKSNSKLKLVRSLAVCEESSSPFMDGLLESQDIIQLHVSCPSDKEEEKSMKDGAEKEEKDKNKEKAPRKMLSRDSSQEYTDSTGIDLHEFLVNTLKKNPRDRMMLLKLEQEILEFISDNNNQFKKFPQMTSYHRMLLHRVAAYFGMDHNVDQTGKAVIINKTSNTRIPEQRFSEHIKDEKNAEFPQRFILKRDDTSMDRDDNQIRLPLQDGRRSKSIEEREEEYQRVRERIFARETGQNGYLTDSRISKEGFSSSSHKRRQIFRGNRDSLNRASGSHQSSTESEIKSLEPRPWSSTDSDGSIRNLRPPVTKASSFSGISILTRGDSIGSSKGSAASRTSRAGLVLGAPEACSQSPSSQPSRGLLPCTAQQPQPQPPQQPPPQPQGLPAAAQQQPAMSNHMMSQPVPALQPVQYSPSSCPQVLLPVSPPQQYNLADELSNPFGQISLSRQGSTEAPDPSSAMFQSSLISQHPQQTGFIMATPGQPIPTSNYSASGHTAPTQQVLQPQGYIQPPQQIQVSYYPPGQYPNSSQQYRSLSHPVAYSSQRTQQLSQQSQQPGLQPMMSNQQQTYQGVMGVQQAQPPGLLNSQRNSMGGQMQSMMGVQQAQPPGLLSSQRSGMGSQMQGLVVQYTPLPSYQVPVANDSQSVVQQPFQQPVLVPASQSVQGGLQAGGVPIYYSVIPTAQQNGTSPSVGFLQPPGSEQYQMPQSPSPCSPPQMQQQYSGVSPSGPGVVVMQLNVPNGPQAPQNPPVVQWSHCKYYSLDQRGQKPGDLYNPDTSAQASTQLNSPITSPTQSPTPSPVTNLNSVCTGLSPLPVLAQFPRPMGPAQGDGRYSLLGQPLQYNLSICPPPLLHNQPNYNTHQGQTGMKHGNRSKRQALKSASTDLGTSDVVLGRVLEVTDLPEGITRTEADKLFTQLAMAGAKIQWLKETQGRHGDGSGGDNNGTPENGRHSDLAALYTIVAVFPSPLAAQNASLRLNNSLSRFKLRVAKKNYDLRVLERASSQ
- the R3HDM2 gene encoding R3H domain-containing protein 2 isoform X13, which produces MSNSNTTQESLEIMKESEKKVVEESVNKTKYVSRSPSKEEVEKDAGEEVSVRQEAQRRTSSHGHARKRAKSNSKLKLVRSLAVCEESSSPFMDGLLESQDIIQLHVSCPSDKEEEKSMKDGAEKEEKDKNKEKAPRKMLSRDSSQEYTDSTGIDLHEFLVNTLKKNPRDRMMLLKLEQEILEFISDNNNQFKKFPQMTSYHRMLLHRVAAYFGMDHNVDQTGKAVIINKTSNTRIPEQRFSEHIKDEKNAEFPQRFILKRDDTSMDRDDNQIRLPLQDGRRSKSIEEREEEYQRVRERIFARETGQNGYLTDSRISKEGFSSSSHKRRQIFRGNRDSLNRASGSHQSSTESEIKSLEPRPWSSTDSDGSIRNLRPPVTKASSFSGISILTRGDSIGSSKGSAASRTSRAGTNPAMPFSVQGLVLGAPEACSQSPSSQPSRGLLPCTAQQPQPQPPQQPPPQPQGLPAAAQQQPAMSNHMMSQPVPALQPVQYSPSSCPQVLLPVSPPQQYNLADELSNPFGQISLSRQGSTEAPDPSSAMFQSSLISQHPQQTGFIMATPGQPIPTSNYSASGHTAPTQQVLQPQGYIQPPQQIQVSYYPPGQYPNSSQQYRSLSHPVAYSSQRTQQLSQQSQQPGLQPMMSNQQQTYQGVMGVQQAQPPGLLNSQRNSMGGQMQSMMGVQQAQPPGLLSSQRSGMGSQMQGLVVQYTPLPSYQVPVANDSQSVVQQPFQQPVLVPASQSVQGGLQAGGVPIYYSVIPTAQQNGTSPSVGFLQPPGSEQYQMPQSPSPCSPPQMQQQYSGVSPSGPGVVVMQLNVPNGPQAPQNPPVVQWSHCKYYSLDQRGQKPGDLYNPDTSAQASTQLNSPITSPTQSPTPSPVTNLNSVCTGLSPLPVLAQFPRPMGPAQGDGRYSLLGQPLQYNLSICPPPLLHNQPNYNTHQGQTGMKHGNRSKRQALKSASTDLGTSDVVLGRVLEVTDLPEGITRTEADKLFTQLAMAGAKIQWLKETQGRHGDGSGGDNNGTPENGRHSDLAALYTIVAVFPSPLAAQNASLRLNNSLSRFKLRVAKKNYDLRVLERASSQ